The DNA segment TGGACGTTTTCGCCATTTTCCATCGCGGAACTCTccaaatttttgtttctcacCGTTCGTCTCTCCATTGTCAacgatttttattgaaaattatttaaattgaggtgcttgtgaggttatgttaaaGCCACGTCACTTAATTGCCATATGGAAACGCGATAATTCACGCAAGTTGTCGCTTAAATCAGTTTCAACGGCTCAAAATAACATTATGTAACTGTTTTTAACACAATCGAAGGTTTACAAAGCAACGAGAACTCAATAAAATTGatacaattttgtttacatggactttctcaattttaaactgtcacACTAGTTCCGCCACGAGTACCAACCGACTAGCCAACGTTACAACAACAAAACCACTTATATAAATGTCAAAGGTCAAAAACGTAGGTGAAATGCGTGTTGGCGAATGATTTGTAAGGATTAATTCACATCACTCGTTGGTATTTGGAGttgagaaattaaaaaacaaatgttaatataaataagatttatttGTACACATATTTGTTCCTTCCACTCACACATTTAGAAAAATCtagtaaaataataacaacCACAGCGACATCAAGGAATGTTCGATTAACAGTATTGAACAGTTAAAATATCGGATGCTTTTAACTTATTTAGAAATAACTCTCATCTCGCAATCTTCGCATAAATACGGGTTCGGTGTCTTCATCCTCTTGGAAATACGTCGGCGTTTCCATTTCGACTGTACGGTGGACGGCGCCCTCTTTGCACGTCAACCAGTAAGTATCCATGAGACCCTTCCCCTTAACTTCGACTAGGCCTCTGTGTTCGGTTCTGTAACCGCCGATCAAATCTAGAGCCTTCTTCATGTCCAAACTGATGTGTATCTTGGAAGCTTCCCCGGTGGATTCCATTCTGGAGGCGGTATTGACCGTGTCGCCGAAGAGACAGTATCGGGGCATTTTTGAGCCCACGATTCCGGCCACCACCGGCCCCGTGTGCGCCCCCGAGCGTATCTGCAGCCGCTCGGTTTTCCGATGCGGAATCTTGAACTGCGTAGACCCTGCCAAAAGGTCTAAAGCCATACTGGCGATCTCGCAGACATGTTTATTTCCTAAAAAACAATCTTTAGCTTCGCTGTCTGGTTGATGGTCTTGGTTACCATTCATAACCGGCAACCCCGACGCCACCATGTACGAGTCGCCTATGGTTTCGACTTTGTAAACGTCGTAACATTCGATGCGCGCATCGAACagtttataaatcttgttgaGAAACGTCACCACCTAACAAAACGCCAATCAGAAACGTGCAAGTCTTTCCATTGAAATTTGTTACTTCTAAAGGCGTGCTGACTGCCGCGATCTCGGTGAATCCCACGATGTCGCTGAAGTAAATTGTGACAGAGGCGTAGTACTCGGCGGGGACTTGGCGGGTTTGTTTCAGCTGCGTCGCCACGCTGGGTGGCAGCATTTGGAAGAGTAAAGAGTcgcttttctttttttctctcttcagTTCCTTCGCTTTTTTGGCCAAGTTGGCGGCGTACAACTGGGAAGCAAATGTCAGAGGGGGGACATCTCGGTCACGTGGTTACCTGGATCGTGGCCACTGCGTTGTGGACCAGCCAGATGATAATGGGGGAAACTGCCAGTACCACGATAAGAATCGCCACTCCTACCGCTTCTTTATTGGTCGCGTCGTACAGGGCGTTGCTGACGTAGTCTCTGGAACAGAATGGTGGGGGAGGCGGTAGGTTTGAATTTTTACAGCACCGGCGCTTTCCAAAAAAAGTTTCGGTTCTAATATCAGCAtctcaaaatcattttaaagGTCAGATCTCAAAAGTGGGTCAAATCTGACCCACCCTCTAATTAACGGTTTTAGGTctactttgaatttttatagCGTTATTTAAGTAATTTCCATCCAATAACTGATTTTGAActataaaaaacaattttattctgcaaaaataataaccaaaaatgatGGTACTCCAGCATGTCTACCGTAAATAAAATAGGTATAGAAACACTCAGATTTTTGCTTTgtaatttcttaataaaatatatttgttgCTTCTGGGTTAGCGGTGACCCGGTTTCGGGTGGACAAAAcaatatatatttttgttactctattttattaaattttttctccaTAAAgagtttctttattttaaaagctCTTGTGCACGAAAACTCTCATACGTCCTTCGAGCTTACTTACAGAGCTTGCAGATCGTTTTCCGTGATAATGCTTCAaaggaaacttttgttgaaagcaTTGTAGGTACCTTATTGTGTGACGCAAGTATCGCTGCAATTTCCGCAATTCATCCGTGTATGTTGCTATGGAATCGAAATAGTCCAGAGCTTCCGTGATATTAGGGAGACGCTTTTCATTCTGTGTGATGATGTCGTTCCTGAAACGGTTACGTTAAAGGAGGAGCAGCTGCGATCTCCAAGCTCACTTTAATTTGACTTTGCCGTAATCAACCATGGAATAGGTGAGCTTCCTGTACTCGCTTTTCATTTGCGGGACAAAATTCAGAGACGAATTCAGGAGGTCCTTCGCTATAGCGTCATGTTTTATGTAGCTGGTGTAGTTGGCGCTCTTCAGGACGCCTCTTCCGAAGTAGCTGACGCCGTAGACGCTCGCTATTCCTGTGCTTTCTATACTTTTCAGCAAGTTTTTGAACGCCAACAAGTACCTAGAAAGACTAAACATAGAGAAGATTGGTGAAGGTCCAGTGACTGGTAGTACCTCCAAACGCCGCTGTTATCCGTTTCTTTGATCTGATTGGTTAGGTGGTCCAACATGGCGGCGTTGACGGATGTGTACCACAAAAGGACGTCCGTCATGGTACTCTCTTCTTTCCCCACCACTTTCTGCCTGTCGAAACATGGAAACGTGTTGGGtcttttttacaaaatcgtGTTGTACCAATACCTGAATTCTTCTAGTTTTTTTTGGAAGGTTTCTTTGTCCAAACGCGTCACCGTCCCATCATCTGAGGGCAAGGAGACTTGAGGCCAGCTACTCATGTTTTGCAACGCAGCGTTCGTCAGTTCAAAACGTTTCGTCAAGTTTGACCTGAGGTGGAAATTGCTTGAAATCGTTGTTTTGGGACGTGGGTACTTACCGCAAGGTACTCCCATTTGTGTAAACGTGAAAAGCAACTTCAGAGCGTTCCAGTTGCATTCTAGTTACCACTTTACTCAATTCTTCGGCGATATTTACCTAGAAATTGATTCCATCGATTACTCAATTCGCTTTTGACAGGACAATtagaagtaattttttatttttcgatttATGATGTGTTTCAGATGTGATTCTGTTCATTGTTTCAATTGGCTGAATTTCAAACGATATTAATAAGATCGCtatatttaaattgtaaataaattttatcgtcttaGAAAGTGGCAAGTGGAGCACATTCTTGAGATTAAATCCCgcgagatttattttattaacaagTTTGCAAgtttatgtcaaaaataaatttgaaaacttgaatttatttgttttgggAGTATCGATTTAAGAAGATGAAAATGGTATAAGAAATTTCCATTATTTCAATTCCGGAAGTGGGAAGAAAACAACATCAATCATTGTTTTGAGTAGATACTTGAAAGGGTGTCGTAAAaccataatttttatatttaatggCTATTGATAAAAATGGCCATAAGCTTGGGTATTAAGTAAAACAGATAAAAAAGTTGCAGTCTGGATAGACTTAAGACACGTTTTCATTATCTCGAACAGAAGAAAAGAAGTTTGTTACTTCTTTAATAAGCGTATgttaaagataaaattaatcgGAGGTGGaagcatatttaaaaattaatttctggttggcTTTTGAAGGAGTTGTTGAAAGAGAAACTGATTTAAAAAGATCATGattgtaatatattttttgcatatcgtaatgaaagtagcacttttttacaggaaaaatcgtagtgaaagtagtccttttttgcatcattttattccatctgaTGAtcagatgattgtcaaagcatacctattttttttttttttcataaatccttttagaccaaatttctcattttttttcgatatgcaaaaaagtagtgtgtacaacacgttgtGAAAGTccctttttttctcttatttgcttgattaagtCGGGCTAGGCCCTCGTTAATCCACCTGCAAAtgcgtgaaaaaaagtatgactttcagaactagttgtacaaataactatattttatgttcgactgTGACAAATATAGATGGTTTATGACGTTATTTTGAGGCCATAAACTACCACTTTATCGGACTAGTCCGATAAACAAGACGGTAAGGTAAATTTCTAGTTAATCGCCAactagatttaaatttttggttGATCGCGTTTGGAATTTGTGCTGTTAGATGTCGCTGTGCAAAAGTACGTAGCGACACGGCTTATTGTTGGTTCATgagtgtaaataaaattgtaaaatgaaaGAACGTGATTTCTTTtgtgcaaattttaaaaatagataacttttaattttgtttacgttttattattccaaataataaatactactataataaataaagtcgcAAACCTGCTGTCATTCTACATTTACCTCATAGATgtcactgttatttttttgtaatttgaacaaataatgcagtcgaacataaaatattgtatgcacctCGTCCATAATGATGCTTTATTGGATTcttctatttatttattgctatTTATTGCTCGCTCGTCCATAAACTCGACTCGTCCAATAAAGCATTACATTATGgacttgttacataaatagctattatcgATTCCtgtttctgaaaagacgtctTCCAGGGCATAGTATCCagggtacaatttttttaatctaatcGGCAcgtttgtagaaaaaaaatacgtaAAGGCTCTCTTCCAGAGTGGAGTCTGAAAAGTAAAAGTAAGTGCgccactgaaattaattctcgAAAACTTTCCCGCAGATATTGCAGTGGTAATGCTGCCATTAGGTGTCGGTTTGTTTAGCAATTCGTGCTTCTTTTACGACTTGTGACATATTAAAGTCTGGAAGTTGTCTGGAAGGAAATATCTAATATAGATACAGTTTTTACAAAAGCAAACTTTCTTTTCAGCAGCGTTTGTGCAAGAtatgtattttataataacGAAGAAATATGGgacatgtattttttttgtaaaacaaaatgtgtgacccttgttaatttgttttttaatgcaaacgttatttattatacactTTAACATTTTCCGTAAGGATTTTTCCATGTGTGGGTCATTATATGTATAATTTATCTTGTCATTTGTTTCTTTAACTCTTGAATTAGAGACTGCAAGATGATGTATTAAACAGAGAATTtccttttatttcatttagaTTTTTAATCAATAACTGACAAGCTGTTCTAGTAGCGTCTTCTCCTGTTTCTTGCTTCATGTTTTTGGCCAGTGACgagacctcgacttcgtctcggtttTCAGTCTCTGGGATTGgcacaaaaaaactcacttctactctttctGATATAATCCactattattttcattattatggCATCACCAACCCATGGCAATTTGATCTTGATTCACGGCCTTGACAAAATTTCTTATAATTCCCATTTTTGTATATGCAGAGAAGgtagcaaaattttttttagaatcaGTTAAGAACATTATTTTGGACATTTTCTACTCGACGAAAGAGTGCgtacgaaaaagtgcgtccgaaaaagagttacttttcgtccgcatGGGAGTatgtacgtaaaattacctttttcattaagggtgcctaaaaatatatttatttttttacctcCGTTTTTGACACTAAGGTAATGTTCCTTGTGAGCCAGTTATCAAAAGATAAAGTTTGCAATTAACTCGAGGATACGTACATGAGAATTAACGTTAGCAATAATCTTAATCCTTTTTATAGGTGTACCTTCAAATGGTGATTACTTCTTGTGATAAGATAAGGTATTTTCACCTTGACTAATCCTGTATCATAATTATTCCGGCTCAATAAAAACATCAATAAAAAAGACAGGTTCCAAAGGTTTACAACTTTATTAATTCTTAGTAATGTAGAAAATTTCAAGATTTCGTggcaaaattttgttattggaatttgaaaaatctagACTTAAGTAATACCACGTGactataaaagaaaattttacgtTTACTCCCTTATTCTTTGATTCAGCAACTTCACCTTCCAAGAATCGAATTTTGCAATTGGTGTAACAAGAATTTACTTAATaggtgttattttttttttcgatgagGCATGGTTTCACCTTTCTCTCAAAATTACAGAACTTCATCAGCATCGGaaactaaaattgaaaaaatgaatcGTGTCATTTAGATTTCGATAACGATCCTGTCGTCGTCCTGTCATCGGATCGATGGTTTGACcatattgttggttgcatagcaactcgCTCATTTTTCATGCATGAAAATCGTATGTGTCTCGACATGTGAGACAATTGATAATCCATCTACTCACAAAGCAATCCCATTTTTCGACATGTTCCAATATTACCAccctttcaaaaaaaaaaaactacaacCCACGTCATCCCACACCTCCCTCGTACCCCACGTGGGGGCTTTTCTCGCGATTCTTCTCTCCCCAGCTTAATCAGGCCACGTGTTCTCGCTCATAACATAACAGTTGTCGGAGAAAAGCCCCTAATGAGGTGTAGGTATACATACATCCGGAGCCGTCTCGAAATCAAGAGCCCTGTGATCAAACAAAACACGTGTACCGCCGCCgacttgattaaaatttgccgGAGCGGGACGTGCGCCATTGTCTCgtccattaaaaaatggagCGTCGCGACGCCCATCCGGCAGTTATCGCGTCCGTCGGACCACCTAATCGGCCGTGCTGAGTGTGTTTATATGGTCCAATCTTTTCGTAATTGAGGCCGATTCCGGCGTGTTTATGGACGTCGCGACGTGACCGCGACGCCTACGCCGGCTGGATTCCCGCTCGTTTTTTCTCGttttaacattaattacaATGGTGGTGCACGCAAATATGTCGTCTTGTTTAATCACCTTGATGAATTAAGAGAGGAGGCCGTTCCCTTTAGTGTCAATATGTGCACGAACGACGGTCGCCGTTTGTTTTTTtagtgtttgtttttttattgttatggtGTTGGGGACAGTGTAAAACGATCGGATGATTGATACCAACCTAACGGAAGCGAGGAAGCCGGCCGTTCTGTCATAATAATTTGATGGCGGTTGTTAATCAATTCGTTCTAATAAATGGCGAGGGTGCCAATGGGCTTTCATTACATTTCATCGGCGGAGGAAAAAAGCAAACACCACCAATTACCGTCCTAGATCGACCGTCTTTGTCTCTTTCAGCGCCCTCTACGACCCGCTTTAAACCTCCTAACGGCCGTCAGACCAACTAATTCAGATTTAGATCTTAACCCGCTACAACAAAGGACAGATCCTTATTGTTAAACCCGAATGAATTCGAATCAGGACTTTCCACCCACGATTTATCGTTTTTAATCTGTGGAAAAAATTAACGTTTTCATTTCCTTTGCGGCTCCCTTTAGGACAATCGTTCTGCCTGATCGCTCCTTAATTATCTAGTCCTCCGGCAAACTTTTGGGTCAGGAAGGGTTTTAGGGACCTTTCCAACTGATAACGtaataattgattcaacagaAGAATGAGACTGCTGCGACGAAAAAGCTCCAAACTCTCCAAAAGTATTTCAGTTCGCTTTGTAAAGCGACTAACGTTGAAACACTAGAATTGGCGTAAGCTCATCCCGAAATATTTGTAcgctgtaaaattttattgccaaataGAAGCGAGGCGAATTAGAAGGGATAACAAGAGGAGTAACGATCATGGCGGATTTTACGGGATATACATGTGTTTCAGGGCTGCGCAAACTTGTGGTTAGTGTTGTGGATTgtggagaaaaaaatatggaatttAATGTTGTTGGAACTTTGAAACCTGAAAGTTGGAATTTAGTTTGGAAGTTTTCAGTGGAAAGGTCATTCTGATCAGACGGCGGAAGTAATTTCATCCCAGCACTGGGAACTTTGAAATATAATATAGTTTTAAGTTGAAGTTGAAAATGTGCAACATCCGATATTTTAGTTGAAACTGAAAATTGAGTCGCAGTGCATTTAAAAACGTTAGTCGTTTGGATGTTTTAATGgagaaaatagtaaaaaagATTGCGCTTCTTGACTCATGAGTGGTTGTTTTAAATAACGGTTTAAATGACGGGAAtcataatttgtaaataaggttttattattaaaaaaatacaaagtgtctattaAAGAATGtaatatatcaagagtcctgtggaattgtgcagctttatagttttattgtgtcgaactaGGTCGAGCCGTTAAAGCCatcaaatcagatgtcaacagtcaaatgtcaaattattaaatcttagccTCAGTTGTGTGTTCGACATCTTAGTTGTTTTACTTGTGGATACTCTACCCGCTCATTGGTCGGTCAATGAACGGGCCCCGTTCATGCCGCGTTTGGTCCCACCTTTCCGATAAATAGGTGACGCCGGTCGGAATTCGttcactttcgttcacgcCCTAAATGTGTCCGTTTCGTTCACTCCTCTCCTCACCCTCTACAAAAAAGACTACAGACTACAGAGTTCGTATCTACCAGACAGGTTGCGGACATTGTAAATTGGTCTCTGATGCAATTTTTGATATCTAATGATAGTTCTTGGAAGGTCTGTAAAATCGCACACTCCATGTCAATCGCCTTGTGTCCCACATTTCTCATAAATTTTCTAAAGCGTTCAATTACAGTGCCATTATCAAGATTGTACGGAATAATAAAAGCTAATGGCGGTGGCTGCCGATGAAATCAACACCAAAAATATTATGACTGGTCAAACATACATGAGACATAATAGGACAGAAcataaaaacataataaacctgataattgacaaatttgtgttttcttttataaattaattttccctGTTTTTGATTATTTGGGTTGGTCGTTGGCCGCCCTCGGCGGCGTCCTCTTTCGCCTTGGCGCCCCTAGGCTGCGCCCTATGTAGTATAATTCGCTGCCGgcattagattttttttttttttttaataattttaaatattttaatataataatttttaattttgcataAACTACTGCCGGGAAGCACGAACGCGAGCAAATAAGGTTAGGAAGTTGTTTGCTGACGTTGTAAACATATGTGCAATCGTGATTGGAGTTACAACgaaatgtgaaaaatttaaattaacctcaaaaaataagttgtgAAGTTTTTATGGTCGGAATGTTATAaatgtggattggggacttgtcgttaagttggcactaccaggaaaagtaactaaagcatgttaattcaaaaaactcctggactgtcaaaattaaattctaaataaaatgcttgttttgactgtaccTACTTgggtataaaattttttggctagAGTGTACCTACTCACGTCAAAATCTAGttgcaaaatatatttaggttatgttttcctttttaatcattgaactaaaaatctTTTGAACACTTGAAGCGAAATGCAGcaaccccacccacacagctgccacataaattttcgtacatagttgccatacttatccacaatcattttgaatcactcaatattgttatatttggtggcggaaacaaaagactgagaaatgtcacaaaattgtgttgttagtgtcaaatttttcataaacgccgtaaaaaggaatgtctaggtaaatttaaatttttgctaaatacgagtagattgaaaaaataaaaacccgttctttaatttttgtcagtggttcaaaaggaaaaggtattctcatataatcaaattattttatttacaaattatttctctagtttGACCATGAATagctttcttattgccaatctGCTGCATTTCTATCGAAATCACGACattgacaatacaattttgtattgccaccaaatatgaaaatatctctatttggaatttatgacagatttctcACTAAAGTACAGTCCAATCATAAATTTTaggcgaccttgagtttgacagtcCACATCTAAATCGTTTTTATTATATGTATACAGAATATTTCACCAGTAaaaatgagcccgacggaatgcaacccacaatacattcccaaagttaacgtgtatatttgtttttttatttaaaaaacataacacatagttagctgtgcagtttcgtaaattttgacataaacgtcattcgcttggttaaacgaaattatgaaaaaacgaagagtttttgggaaaattcgCCATAAATCGGGAGCATTTTTGTTATCtcacattttaatcgtcgtattttaactttctCGTAAATagcagttgtgacaaataaaattattggaagcaaagccatcatctcttgaaaaatttgtcaggTGAATGCCACTTGGGATCGACAAACATTCCATATGTGTGAATCTTTCCAAGTgaaagttaaatttttgtttttcaagttCTATTTTTAGTATCAgttgtttgttgttgttattgGTTACACGATTATTTCGggctgaaaaaatttgaacagttaTTCCAGGAAATTGAACTCTTGTTTTGAGGATTTCAGTAGAATTATTAATTCAAGTGTAACGCGATTtgtctaaaaattaaatttagaaattcttgttacagttgcggacacggaattttagacgtcaaatttatgtcacttcaaaaaatgtcaatgtaagccacgctttattgtcattatgattgacgtttgaaactatttgacatttgaaagtttatttttggcaTGTCAGAAtgataaaaatgacaaaaattgaaagtgaggttagttgCACCTAAAGctagttttacatttttatgtcaatcgaATGACAAATCATCCAAGATTTCGTGTCATCAATAGTACCTACTATAGTATTGcctttataactttttatctgctccgcccacataaattgaccaataagaatcaaaaccaaatttgtataatttttcatcacatttgccacgtaaaaaagtaaggttagaagtttgctgtcaagtccacaattattgttttaggttctaaaaaataaaatgtcattacgacaattcgaatgtcggaaatttttactgtgtaaatcagatcgtcttatcaacctatttgattggtcaCTAAGAAAGtgtaatgggcggggcagataaaatatTACGTTGTCTTTACTATACATGGTTACTTTTGTACGGTCGACGTGATTAACAAtagtcaaaaataattttggtgCTCCACTTATTTTGTAAACTTCATCGCTAAGATTCGATGGAAAGAAATCGAAATCGAAATGATGATGTAGAAAACAAATCCTTCAACACGTCAAATGTGCGACATAAATCTTTCAAGATCAGCAAATATGTGACCAAATGTTTTACTACAATATAgagaaaaaattctttgttAGATCCTTTTTCATGTAATATACAAgatgattcacgagtaataatgagctcTAGGGAATTGAAAAcccaacccacaatacatttggaacgtaAAACTGGATTTGGACGCGGTAAATGTCCAGCTTTaccttccaaatgtattgtgggttgcattttcaattctgtcgggctcattattactcgtgaattaccttgttcattttcttttgacgtgaaatgaatgaaaatagTGTAATAAAAGTAGATACATACTGATAATGGCAGAGGAAACTGGAGAATTGTGTAATAAAGGAACTGTAGTGCTAATGGAAATTATTACAGAGTGGAACAGGATTAAATAAAGGTTCGGAGGATATGGACGCAAACTTTGTAATTGGAATGTACATTTAGAACGCCTAATTATTGAACACGTCAAGAGCACAGATGAAACAAATACAAAGTAAGCAAATGAAAAAAGGACACGAGGGAGAGCACAAACGTGTCCTGGACAGAGGCCATGGATATCGGACATCTGGACAGCCGCTCTCGCACAATCAATTTCACTTTGTCTGCACCAAGGATTTTCGCCCTCCGACTGCCAACCGTGTTCAATATTATCTCGACGTTTGTTTATTACTGGTTGAGATCTCGGCGAGagattaaatttcataaaatgtCAGCGAACGTCAGAACCACATCGCTCTCGCGTCTCTCCCATCTTATTATCACCCTCGCACCCCTTACCTGACTCTCGATATCCATCACTTCTTGGCGGTAGATCATGATGTTGTTGAGTATCACCGCCGTCTGAACTATCAGTGCCAGGATGGGGATGAACGGTAATACTAGCATCTGCAGGAGGTGCAGTTTGCGCCCCTTGCCGTCGGCGGGGTTGGCCGATTTCGCACAGCAGTAACCACGGGGCGCCTGAGACACGTCTTCGGAGCTGAGCGATCGTACCGACAAATCGTCGCCCTGCGAGACGTTGTTGGAGTTTTGCTTCGACATGGTGCTGCTGAAACGGAgacaattttttagttttcatCCCCCGAAAAATCTAAAATGGATTGATTAAGTGATTTGCAAAGGGGTAAACGTGCAGTAGGTCTGGGGGGAGTATCCAGGTGAagattactttttattttaaatgttcctGAAGGATTTAAG comes from the Tenebrio molitor chromosome 9, icTenMoli1.1, whole genome shotgun sequence genome and includes:
- the LOC138139053 gene encoding uncharacterized protein isoform X1, with protein sequence MKKFSFLHNSTMSKQNSNNVSQGDDLSVRSLSSEDVSQAPRGYCCAKSANPADGKGRKLHLLQMLVLPFIPILALIVQTAVILNNIMIYRQEVMDIESQVNIAEELSKVVTRMQLERSEVAFHVYTNGSTLRSNLTKRFELTNAALQNMSSWPQVSLPSDDGTVTRLDKETFQKKLEEFRQKVVGKEESTMTDVLLWYTSVNAAMLDHLTNQIKETDNSGVWSLSRYLLAFKNLLKSIESTGIASVYGVSYFGRGVLKSANYTSYIKHDAIAKDLLNSSLNFVPQMKSEYRKLTYSMVDYGKVKLKNDIITQNEKRLPNITEALDYFDSIATYTDELRKLQRYLRHTIRDYVSNALYDATNKEAVGVAILIVVLAVSPIIIWLVHNAVATIQLYAANLAKKAKELKREKKKSDSLLFQMLPPSVATQLKQTRQVPAEYYASVTIYFSDIVGFTEIAAVSTPLEVVTFLNKIYKLFDARIECYDVYKVETIGDSYMVASGLPVMNGNQDHQPDSEAKDCFLGNKHVCEIASMALDLLAGSTQFKIPHRKTERLQIRSGAHTGPVVAGIVGSKMPRYCLFGDTVNTASRMESTGEASKIHISLDMKKALDLIGGYRTEHRGLVEVKGKGLMDTYWLTCKEGAVHRTVEMETPTYFQEDEDTEPVFMRRLRDESYF
- the LOC138139053 gene encoding uncharacterized protein isoform X2, whose amino-acid sequence is MKKFSFLHNTMSKQNSNNVSQGDDLSVRSLSSEDVSQAPRGYCCAKSANPADGKGRKLHLLQMLVLPFIPILALIVQTAVILNNIMIYRQEVMDIESQVNIAEELSKVVTRMQLERSEVAFHVYTNGSTLRSNLTKRFELTNAALQNMSSWPQVSLPSDDGTVTRLDKETFQKKLEEFRQKVVGKEESTMTDVLLWYTSVNAAMLDHLTNQIKETDNSGVWSLSRYLLAFKNLLKSIESTGIASVYGVSYFGRGVLKSANYTSYIKHDAIAKDLLNSSLNFVPQMKSEYRKLTYSMVDYGKVKLKNDIITQNEKRLPNITEALDYFDSIATYTDELRKLQRYLRHTIRDYVSNALYDATNKEAVGVAILIVVLAVSPIIIWLVHNAVATIQLYAANLAKKAKELKREKKKSDSLLFQMLPPSVATQLKQTRQVPAEYYASVTIYFSDIVGFTEIAAVSTPLEVVTFLNKIYKLFDARIECYDVYKVETIGDSYMVASGLPVMNGNQDHQPDSEAKDCFLGNKHVCEIASMALDLLAGSTQFKIPHRKTERLQIRSGAHTGPVVAGIVGSKMPRYCLFGDTVNTASRMESTGEASKIHISLDMKKALDLIGGYRTEHRGLVEVKGKGLMDTYWLTCKEGAVHRTVEMETPTYFQEDEDTEPVFMRRLRDESYF